A genomic segment from Capra hircus breed San Clemente chromosome 15, ASM170441v1, whole genome shotgun sequence encodes:
- the FXYD6 gene encoding FXYD domain-containing ion transport regulator 6 has product MEVVLLFLCGLLAPAVLASAAEQEKEKDPFHYDYQTLRIGGLVFAVVLFSVGILLILSRRCKCSFNQKPRAPGDEEAQVENLVTANATEPQKAEN; this is encoded by the exons ATGGAAGTGGTGCTGCTCTTCCTGTGTGGCCTGCTGGCCCCAGCGGTCCTGGCCAGTG CCGCTgagcaggagaaagaaaaggacccTTTTCATTATG ACTACCAGACGCTGAGAATTGGGGGACTGGTGTTTGCCGTGGTCCTCTTCTCGGTGGGGATCCTGCTTATCCTCA GTCGCCGATGCAAGTGCAGTTTCAATCAGAAGCCGCG GGCTCCTGGGGATGAGGAGGCTCAGGTGGAGAACCTCGTCACTGCAAATG